GCGCAGCTGAGCAGGTCCACCGGCAACCGGCTGAAATCGACCGGGCGGTGCCCCACCACCTGCACCGCATCGACGTGGAAGCGCACGCCCGCCTGCCGGCACAGCGCACCGATCGCTTCGATCGGCTGCAGGGTGCCGACCTCGCTCTGGCCCCAGAGCACCGACACCAGCCGGGTCGGCGGCGTCAGCAGGCGCTGCAGGGCCTCCAGATCGACCACGCCGCGCCGGTCCACCGGCAGGAGCTGCACCTCCCAGCCCCGGCGCGCCAACGCGGCGGCGGCGGCATAGCTGGCGGGGTGTTCCACCGCCGAGAGCAGCACCCGACCCGGCTCCAGCGCTCCGGCGGAGCCCACCAGGGCGGTGTGGATCGCTTCGCTCCCCCCGGAGACGAACAGCAGTTCATCGCCGCCGCAGCCGAGCCGGGCGGCGAGGGCCTGGCGATCACGCTCCAGGCGTTCCGCCGCCGCCAGGCCGGGGCCATGGAGGCTGGAGGGGTTGGCCCAGGCCTCCCGGTGGGCACTTGCCATGGCCTCCAGCACCGGCGCTGCCGGGGGGGCGGTGGCGCAGGCATCGAGGTAGACCTCAGGTGGCGGCGGAGACATCGCGGGAGAGGCGGCCCCGGGTGCGGGATTCCAGGGATTCGCCCGCCAGGGCCACCAGGTCGTCGAGGGAGCGACCCTCCAGCAGGGCCGTGACGCGGGCTCGGGCTTCGGCGCTGGGGCAGGCCTCCGGCCGCAGGCAGCCGTTGACGCAGGCGGTGGCGCAATCGATGGTGCTGGACGGCGCTGCCACCGCCAGGGCGGGAGGCTGCGCCCCGTCCTCGCCGAACAGCGACGGGGCCACGACCCCGTCGAACACCGCCTCCGCCGGACCGGTCATGAACACGTGGCCGCTGGCCTTGTCCCAATGGATCTCCAGGGGCCCCCCCGGCAGATCGAGCCGGGCGTGGCGGGCGGCCAGCCCGAGCCGATGGCAGGCCACCAGGGTGGCGCAGGCGCCCGTTCCGCAGGCCAGGGTGGGCCCCGCCCCCCGCTCCCAGACCCGCATCACCAGATGGTCGGGGGCGAGCACCTGGACGAAGTGGACGTTGGTGCGGGCCGGAAAGGCCCCGTGCAACTCAAGGGCGGCGCCGAGGCCCTCCAGATCGATCGCCGCCACGTCGGCGACGGGCACGACGGCGTGGGGGTTGCCCATGCCGGCGGCCGCCACCGCCAGGCGCTGGCCCAGCACCTCCAGCTCACCCACCGGCAGCCCCTGCTCCCCCACGGCCAGGGTGGTGGGCACGCTCTCGGGGGTCAGGAACGGCGGGCCCATGTCGACGCGAATGCGACCGTCCTCGGCCAGGGCCGGCACCATGCGACCGGCGAGGGTCTCGATCTCCCAGCTCCGCGGAGCCTGGTCGCCGTCGCTGTCCGCCAGGAAACGGGCCAGACAGCGGATGCCGTTGCCGCACATCTCCGGCTCGGTGCCGTCGGCGTTGAAGATCCGCATCCGCAGTTCACCGCCCTCCCTGGGCGGCAGGGCCAGGATCACCCCATCCCCGCCCACCCCGAAGCGGCGGTCGCAGAGCCGCTGCACCCGTTCAGGCGTCAGGCCGAACAGGCCCTCAGGATCCTCTAAGCTGCGGCCGTCAAGGAGCAAGAAGTCATTTCCCAGACCCTGGTATTTGCTGAATTGGAGCACCTGAAGCACCGTTCCGTAAGACCTGGAGGTTGGGGTCGATCCTATGCAGAGTTTCTTTGAGCGACGGGGACCCAGGCTCGACACGACCCTGCCCAGTGTGCGGCACGTCCAGGAGCTGATCCGCATCCGCACCCCTGTGAATGTCGTCCTGCTCTCCGGCAAGGAGTTCGATGGCATCATCCGCTGGCAGGACAGCCATTACCTGGCGATGAGCACTGAACCGGGCACGCCGCTGCTGCTCATCAGCCTGGCCGCCGTGGCTTCGCTGCGGGCCCTCAGCTGACCTTTCCATGGGCTGTGACACGATCACTCCCATTCCCTGTGGCCCGTGACTGACCCTTCCCGCTACCGGCCCGAAGCGATCGAGCAGCGCTGGCAGCTGCAGTGGGAGCAGTTGGGACTGCACGCCACCCCCGATCCGCACGACGCCGCCGGGGAGCCCTATTACACCCTCTCAATGTTCCCCTACCCGTCGGGGAGCCTCCACATGGGCCACGTCCGCAATTACGTCATCACCGACGTGATCGCCCGGGCGGCCCGTCTGCGGGGACGGCAGGTGCTTCATCCCATGGGCTGGGACGCCTTCGGCCTGCCGGCGGAGAACGCCGCCATCGAGCGGGGCGTCGATCCGGGGGACTGGACCGACCGCAACATCGCCCAGATGCGGGACCAGCTCAAGCGGCTGGGCCTTTCGATCGACTGGGATCGGGAGGTGGCCACCTGCCACGCCGATTACTACCGCTGGACCCAGTGGCTGTTCCTGCAGTTCCTCGATGCCGGCCTGGCCTACCGCAAGGAGGCGACCGTCAACTGGGACCCGATCGACCAGACGGTGCTGGCCAATGAGCAGGTGGATGCGGAGGGGCGCTCCTGGCGCTCCGGTGCCCAGGTGGAGAAGCGCCGGCTGCGCCAGTGGTTTCTGAAGATCACCGCCTACGCCGATGCCCTGCTCGACGATCTCCCCACCCTGGAGGGCTGGCCGGAGCGGGTGCGCACGATGCAGGCCAACTGGATCGGCCGCTCCCTCGGGGCCGAGCTGACCTTCACCACGGAGAGCGGTGCCGCCATCACCGTCTTCACCACCCGGCCCGACACGATCCACGGGGCCACCTACGTGGTGCTGGCGCCGGACCATCCCCTGGTGGCGGAACTGACCACGGATGACTGCCGTCTCTCGGTGACCGCCTTCTGCGATCTGGTCAGCCGCCAGAGCGAGCAGGAGCGCACCGCCGAGGACCGGCCCAAGCGGGGCGTGCCGATTGGCGCCTGGGCGCGCAACCCCGCCAGCGGCGAACGCATCCCCGTCTGGATCGCCGATTACGTGCTGGCCGACTACGGCACCGGTGCCGTGATGGGCGTTCCGGCCCACGACCAGCGGGACTTCGCCTTCGCCCGGCAGTACGAATTGCCGGTGCGGCGGGTGGTGATCCCCGAAGGGTCCGACCCCCATGCCTACGAGGGCCAGGCCTGGACCGAATCCGGTGTTCTGATCGGCTCCGGCTCCTTCGACGGCCTGACCACCACCGAGGCCAAGTCGGCCATCGTCGCCTGGGCCGAAGAGCAGGGCTGGGGCCAGGGACGGGTGCAGTACCGCCTGCGCGACTGGCTGATCTCCCGCCAGCGCTACTGGGGCTGTCCCATTCCCGTGATCCACTGCGACAGCTGCGGCGTGGTGCCGGTCCCCGACGACCAGCTGCCGGTGGAATTGCCTCGGGACATCCCCCTGAGCGGCAAAGGGGGCACCCCGCTGGCCAAGTTGGCGTCGTGGGTGAACGTGCCCTGCCCCAGCTGCGGCGCCCCCGCCAAGCGGGAGACCGACACGATGGACACCTTCATGTGCTCGTCCTGGTACTACCTGCGCTACAGCGACCCCCACAACGACCAGCGGCCGTTCGAGCGTCCCGCCGTCGACCGCTGGTTGCCCGTCGACCAGTACGTGGGAGGCATCGAGCACGCCATCCTGCACCTGCTCTATTCCCGCTTCTTCACCAAGGTGCTGCGGGACCGGGGCCTGCTGGGCTTCTCCGAGCCCTTCGCCCGCCTGCTCACCCAGGGGATGGTGCAGGGCATCACCTATCGCAACCCCCAGACCGGGCAGTACGTGGCTCCGGCCCAGGTGGCTGACCCCAGCGACCCCCGCGATCCCGTCAGCGGCGAGGTGCTGGAGGTGTTCTACGAAAAGATGTCCAAGTCGAAGCACAACGGCGTCGATCCGGCGGTGGTGATCGACCGCTACGGGGCCGACACGGCCCGGATGTTCATCCTGTTCAAGGCACCCCCCGAGAAGGATCTGGAGTGGGACGATGCCGATGTGGAGGGCCAGTACCGCTTCCTGCAGCGCCTCTGGCGCCTGGTGGACGCGGCCCACGGTCGCGGGCTGCGCCTGAGCGGCCCTGAGGCCCCCCAACCGGTGTCAGCGGATGCCGCTTCCCTCAGCGACGGCGAAAGGGAGCTGCGCCGGGCCGTGCACACCGCCATCGCCGCCATCAGCGAAGACCTGGAAGGGGAGCTGCAACTCAACACCGCCGTCTCCGAGCTGATGAAGCTCAGCAACGCCCTGGCCGCCCACCTGGAAGGGGCAGGCCCGGCCGTGGCCACCGAGGCCCTCGCCACCCTGCTGATCCTGCTGGCGCCGTTCGCCCCCCACCTGGCCGAGGAGCTCTGGCAGAAACTCTGCGGCCACGGGGAGGAGCAGCCCATCAGCGCCGGGGCGAGCGTCCATGCCCAGCGCTGGCCCGCCGTCGATGCGGCGGCCCTGGTGCGTGACACGATCCCCCTGGTGATCCAGGTGAAGGGCAAGATGCGCGGCAGCCTGGAGGTGCCCGCCGACGCCGATGCGGCCACCCTCGAGAAGCTGGCGCTGGAAAGCGAGGTGGCTCAGCGCTGGCTGGAGGGTCAGCCGCCCCGGCGGGTGATCGTGGTGCCCGGCAAGCTGGTCAACCTGGTGCCCTGAGGGCCTCCGCCCCGGGCTTCAGGCCCCCAGGGCGGCGGCATGGTGGTGCAGGTGGTCGTCGATGAAGCTGGCGATGAAGAAGTAGCTGTGGTCGTAGCCCTCCTGGAGGCGCAGCTCCAGGGGATGGCCCGCCGCCTCGGCCGCCGCCGCCAGGTCGGCGGGCCGCAGCTGGATGTCCAGGAAGGGGTCGGCACTGCCCTGATCCACCAGCAGGGGCAGGCGCTCGGCGGCACCCGGAATCAGCAGGGTGGCGTCCCAGGCAGCCCAGGCCCGTGGGTCGGGGCCCAGGTAGGCCCCGAAGGCCTTCCGGCCCCAGGGGCAGGCGGAGGGATGGCAGATCGGGGCGAAGGCGGACACCGAGCGGTAGCGGCCTGGGTGCCGCAGAGCCGCCACCAGGGCGCCGTGGCCCCCCATGGAGTGGCCGCTGATGCTGCGGGCTTGAGTCAGAGGCAGCTCCGCTTCCAGCAGGGCGGGCAGCTCCTGCACCACGTAGGCGTGCATCCGGTAGTGGCGATCCCACGGGGCCTCGGTGGCATCGACGTAGAAGCCGGCCCCCTGGCCCAGGTCCCAGCCGCCCCCGGGGTCCGTGGGCACCTCCGCTCCCCTGGGGCTGGTGTCCGGTGCCACCAGGGCCAGGCCGAGCTCGGCCGCGAGACGGTGGGCCCCGCCCTTCTGCATCATATTTTCGTCGGTGCAGGTGAGGCCTGAGAGCCAGTAGAGGGCCGGCACCCGCTCCCCGGCGAGGGCCTGGGGCGGCAGGTACACCGCCAGGGTTGCCGATCCGTTCAGCTCGGACGATGGGTGGCGGTAGCGGCGGTGCAGACCGCCGAAGCTGCGGTTCTCGCTGAGCAGCTCGAGCATGGGGACGCCGACCTCCGGGGTCGCAGGGGGGTCAGAAGTGGATCACCGAGCGGATGCTCTGGCCGGCGTGCATCAGGTCGAAGGCCCGGTTGATGTCTTCGAGCCCCATCGTGTGGGTGATGAAGGTGTCGAGGGGGATCTCCCCCTGCTGGAACCGCTCGACGTAGCCGGGCAGCTCGCTGCGGCCCCGCACCCCGCCGAAGGCGGAACCCCGCCAGACCCGGCCCGTCACCAGCTGGAACGGCCGGGTGGCGATCTCCTGGCCCGCCCCGGCCACGCCGATGATCGTGGATTCCCCCCAGCCCTTGTGGCAGCACTCCAGGGCGGCGCGCATCACCTGGACGTTGCCGATGCACTCGAAGGAGTAATCAACGCCGCCGTCGGTGCGGTCGATCACCACTTCCTGGATGGGGGCGTCGAAGGCCTTCGGGTCGAGGCATTCGGTGGCGCCGAGCTGGCCGGCGATGGCGAACTTGTCGGGGTTGGTGTCGATGCCGATGATCCGCTCCGCCCCGGCCATCACCGCTCCGATGATCACCGCCAGGCCGATGCCGCCGAGGCCGAAGACGGCCACGCTGCTGCCGGGTTCCACCTTGGCGGTGTTGAGCACGGCGCCGATGCCGGTGGTGACGCCGCAGCCCAGCAGACACACCTTCTCGAGGGGCGCCTCCGGGGCGATCTTCGCCACCGCGATCTCGGGCACCACCGTGTACTCCGAGAAGGTGGAGGTGCCCATGTAGTGGAAGATCGGCTGGCCATTCCTGGAGAAGCGGCTGCTGCCGTCCGGCATCAGGCCCCGGCCCTGGGTGGCGCGGATCGCCTGGCAGAGGTTGGTCTTGCCGGACAGGCAGAAGCGGCAGGAACGGCACTCGGGCGTGTAGAGCGGGATCACGTGATCCCCCACCGCCAGGGTGGTCACCCCCGGACCCACCGCCTCCACCACCGCCCCGCCCTCGTGGCCGAGCACCGCCGGGAAGATCCCCTCGGGGTCGGCGCCGGAAAGGGTGAAGGCATCGGTGTGGCACACGCCCGTGGCCACCACCCGCAGCAGCACCTCACCGGCCCGGGGGCCCTCCACATCGATCTCGGTGACCTCCAGGGGCTGACCGGCGGCCCAGGCGACCGCGGCGCGGGATCGGACCATGGCTAAGGGGGAAGGCCCCTCAAGTGTGCTGGAAGACCAGCCCGTCGGGCTGCCCCCAGTCGCCTTTCGCCCCATAGCCGCGGTCATTGGCACAGAGGTGGCGCAGCAGCCAGAACACCGGCTCCACCGCCTCCAGCCCCAGCTCCGCGCCGATGGCGGCCAGGGAGCGGGGCTGGCCATCGGCGAGCAGGCCCTCCACCCGGCTCTGCAGCGCCAGGATCCCGGCGGCCGCCTGCTTGCCGGCTTCCACCCCGGGCTGGTGGTAGGCGTTGACATTGACCAGTTCGCCGTAGAGCCCCACCGCCCGCTCGAACAGGCCGATCAGGGCCCCGAGGCCGCGGGCGTCGAAGCGGCGCAGGGTGATGGTGATGCTCTGGCGGGCCTGTTCGGCCAAGGCCGTCCGCGTGCCCTGCAGGAACCCCTCAAGGAAGTCGGCCGGGCACTCGCCGTCGATCGTGGGGATGTCCGCCGGATCCTCCAGCACCTCAATGAAGGTCACGAAGAAGTTGTCGAGGCCGTCCCGCAGCTGCTGCACGTAGGCGTGCTGGTCGGTGGATCCCTTGTTGCCGTAGACGGCGAGGCCCTGGTGCACCACGACGCCGTCACGGTCGAGCCGCTTGCCCAGCGACTCCATCACCAGCTGCTGCAGGTAGCGGCTGAACACCTCCAGCCGGTCCCGGTAGGGGAGCACCACCATGTCGCGGCGCCCCTGGCCGCCGCCGGCCACATGCCAGGAGGCGGCCAGCAGGGCGGCAGGGTTGGCACGCAGGTCGGGCACCCGGGTCAGCCGGTCCATGGCGGCGGCCCCCTCCAGGAAACCGCGCAGGTCGGCGCCGATCAAGGCAGCGGGCAGCAGGCCGACGGCACTGGTGATGCTGGTGCGGCCCCCCACCCAGTCGAACATGTCGAAGCGGCGCAGCCAGCCGGCCGCCTTCGCCTCCTGATCCAGGTGGCTGCCGCCCATGGTGATGGCCACCGCCTGGGCGCTCCAGTCGCCCCCGGCGGCCAGTACCCGCGCCCGGGCCTGGACCATGCCCAGATGGGGTTCGGGGGTGCCCCCCGACTTGCTGACCACGATCACCAGCGTGGTGGTGAGACGGTCGGCCAGGCCGGCGAGGGTGCGGGCCATGCCGTCGGGGTCGACGTTGTCGAAGAAGTGGAACGGCAGTCCCACCCCCTGGCGCGCCAGGGCCCGGAGCATCAGCAGGGGGCCCAGGCCGGAACCGCCGATGCCGATCCAGAGCACGTCGGTGAAGGGCCGACCCCCGGGGGCCGTGACCGTCCCGGCCAGCACATCCCGTCCAAAGGTTTCGAGACGGTCCACCTCCGCGGCGATCGCGGCGGCCACCGCCGGGTCGGGGGCCAGCTCAGGGGCCCGGAGCCAGTAGTGGCCCACCTGCCGACCCTCGTCGGCGTTGGCGATAGCCCCGGCTTCGAGGGCCTCCATGGCGGCGAAGGCGCGGGCGAAGGGGGCTTCGAAGGCCTCGAGATCCTTCTCCTCCAGGCCCATCCGGCTCACGTCCAGCCAGAGGGCGAGATCAGGGTCGTGCCAGAGCAGCTGGCGGAATCGCTCCCAGAGGGCGGCGGAATCTTGGCCGTTCAACGGCGGCAGCGGGGACATGGCTCCTGGGACGCCGGGAAAGGCCCCCGAACCGTATCCATCAGCCTCCATGTTCGGCAAGCGGATCGGCGGATGCGGGCTTTCCACCACGGGGCCGGCTCCGGCAGCGCCCCCGAGTGGGAAGAATCCGGCCGTGTTCGTTACAATTGATCTAAAGAGCGCCATTTCGCTTGCTGTCCCGCCTCGCCGGAACTAAGCCACGACGCTCCGGCCGCACGTCGGCGGTCGCCGTCCCTGCTCGCCAGCGTCGCCATGGCTTGTACCGCCATCGGCTGCACCGCCACGCACGGAAGCTGGGCCTGCTGCTGGCGGCCGGCGGCATGGCCCTGGTTCCCCTGAGCCGGCAACCCCAGGTGGTCCTGCGCAGCTCCTTCCTGCTCACCGATGGAGGGCGCGAGGGCAGGTCCTTTCCCCTGATCACACCCTCCACCAGCGAAGGGTTGCGCCCCGATCCGGTCGATTTCACTCCCGAGGAACTGCGCGAGCTCAACCGCCGCTTCGGCGTCCACGGCCCCCAACCCCGGCTGGCCCAGCTCTTCACCGAGGGCATCGACCAGCTGCAACCCCTGCGCAGCCACACCCTCGGCCGGCTCGAGGAGCTCCGGCCGGTGATCCTCAGCGAGAGTCGCCGCCACCACATCAATCCGATGCTGGTCACCGCGGTGCTCTTCGATGAGCTGCAGCACGCCAAACCCGGTGAAGACCTGCCCCTGGCCGCCCGCAGCGGCCTGTTCAACACCCACGGCCCCGCCCAGTTGAGCGTCGGCGAGCTCGTCAAGCAGGGCCTCCTGCCCGCCAATGCCTCCCCGGAGCGGATCGACGAGGCGCGCATGGAGCTGCTCGACCCCGACCGCAACGTCCGGCTGCTGGTGGGCAAGTTCGTGCGGCTGAAGCAGGCCCTGGGGCTCTCCGGCAACGCCCTGCTGATGGCCAGCAGCTCCCCAGCCGACGCCAAGGCGATCGCCACCCTGGCCTATCTGCATAACGGCAAGCTGGACTATCCCGGTCGGGTGCTGCGCTACATGCAGGACCCGGAGCTGCACGCTCTCGTCTACGGAACCCGAAAACCGATCACCAGCCCGCTGATCTGAGCTGGCCCGCTGATCGGAGCCGGCGCCTCTGCGCGACCCGATCAGCAGAGCACACCGAGAGCGACCAGCCGCTCCTGGAGTTCCCGCCAGTCGAAGCTACGCGGATCCATGCGTTCGCCCCCCAGATCCACGTGCTGGTGGGTGGTGATGTTGCTGGGGGGGATGCGGTAGCGGCGCATCCAGCGGGCCAGGACCACGGCGAGGGCGTCGTACTGGGCGGCCGTGTAACCGCTGTGGCTGGATTCCTGGTTCTCCCCGTCGAGGGGCGTCTCCAGGCTGAGGTGCAGGGCGAAGTTGTTGATCGAGCCGGCCAGCTCCGGGTTCGTCACCACCCAGCGGCCGTTGAAGGCGGAATTGCCGGCACCGAAGGCCCGCTTGGCCGGGTCCAGCGCCTCCACCACCTGGCCGTCGAGGCCGATCAGGGTGTGGTAACTCACCTGATCCTCGTCCCGCGGATGGGGTGTCATGAAGGTGTTGATCGCCGAGTTGATGCCGAAGACCGTCTCGTGCAGCACGACGACCTGGGGGGTGGTGTCGAGCGTCTGGCCGAAGGCATCCCGGCGGAAACGCTCGCCGTAGTTGCTCGGGTCGATGCGCAGCCGGACGGTGTCGTAGCGAAGTCGCTCCGCCAGGCCCGCCAGGCGGGCGCGCAGGGTCGGATCAGCCTGACAGGCCCCCCCCAGGGGAGCGCGCCAGGCGGCCTGGGGCGGCGGCAGGACCTGCTCAGGGGGCGACGGCGACCCTCCCCCATCGGCGGGGGACTGGCGGACCTCCTCCAGCAGGTCGAGCAGGGAGGCGCGGCCCCCGGCGTTGCCTGGAGCGCCGATGAGGTCACGGCCCAGCCAGGTGAGTCCCCCCAGGCTGAGCACGCCCGCACCGGCCACCGCCAGCACCAGGGGGCGCAGGGCCGAGGTCATGGCTGCAGCGACAGCCAGCGCTGCCGGTTGTCGCGGGTGTGAGGGCTGTCCAGATCCGGATCGATCACCAGCTGCCAGCCGTCGATGGCCGGGGGGCCGGGCACCAGACGGGTGGTGCGCACCCGACCGTCCCGCGCGTAAAGCACCTGCCGTTCCGCCGGTGCCGCAGGGATGGTGAGGGCCATGGCCAGGTCCTCAGGGGTCCGCAGGCGCAGGTCGTCGAGGGCCAGCAGCTCATCGCCCGCCTGCAGGCAGGCCCGCTCCGCCGGGCCGTCCCTGTGCACCCGCTTCAGCCGCAACGTGGCCGCCGTGGGCTCCACCAGCTGCCAGCCGAGGAACGGATCCCGGGCCGGTTTGGGCCGCAGGGCCAGCCCGAGGTCCGCCAGGTAGGCGTCGAGGTCGGGGTCGTCGCTGCTCTCCAGCCAGTGCGGCAGCAGCGCCGCCAGGTCAGGGGCCTGGCCCGCGAAGGCGTTGACCAGATCGGCGTTCGTGTAGCCCCGCCCGGCGGCCCCATGGCTGCGCCACAGCGCCCGCAGCACCACCCCCAGGCTGGAGCCGTGTCGCCGCAGGTGCAGGTCGAGCACCAGGGCCACCACGGCCCCCTTGAGGTAGTAGCTGATCTGGCTGTCGGCCGAGGAGGCATCCTGGCGGTAGAGCTTCACCCAGGCCTCCTCGGCGCTCTGGCGCAGTCCCTGGACCCGGCGACCGGGGGTGAGCCGGTAGCGGCTCAGGTCGGCTCCCAGGTCCTCGAGCAGCTCGGCCTCCGTGCCGATGCCGGCCGCCAGCGGCAGCAGCAGATCGAGGTAGGAGGTCACCCCCTCGGCGAACCAGAGACCGGACACGATCGTGGCCCGGCCGTAGTCGAGCGGCGTGAGTTCGGCGGGTTTGAGGCGCCGCACGTTCCACTGGTGCAGGTACTCGTGGGCCACCAGCTGCAGCAGTTTGCGGCGACCGCCGGGAGCCGCCAGGGCCCGGCGGCCGTACTGGAGCACGCTGGCGTGGTCGTGCTCCAGGCCTCCGAAGCCCGCCTCCAGCAGGTGCAGCACGAACAGGTAGTCGTCACTGGCGGGGGCGCTCTCTCCCATCAGACGGCAGCAGGCCAGGGCGGTCCGTTCCACATCGGCCAGCCAGGCGGGATCCTGCACGGGCAGGTCGCCCCCCCAGGTGACCCAGCGGTGCGGCACCCCGGCGACGCTGAAGGGGTGGCAGGGATGGGGGCCAGCCTCCAGCGGCGCATCCATCAGCCGGTCGTAGTCGCCGGCGATCCAGGCCCCGTCGCCGGCGGTTGGCAGGGGAACGAAGGCCTGCCAGCCCTTGGGCAGCCGCAACTCCAGGCGGTGGGGATTCCAGCGTTCGCCCGTGGCTTCCAGCACCACGCCGGCCAGGGCCAGGAAGCCATGGTCGGCACTGAGGTGGCAGGTGCGCACGCTCAGTTCCGTGGCCTGGAGGTCGTAGCGGACGACGAGGGGATCGAGGCTGGTGAGGGACAGCCGCCAGCAGGCCTCCGACAGACGCGTCGGTACGACGCGGGTCTCCCCTTGAACCACCTCCAGACCCTCCAGGTTCCGCACGTGGTCCCGGATCAGGTACGAGCCCGGGGTCCAGGCGGGCAGCCGCAGCTCCGTCCGCAGGCTCCGGGGGGTGAGGTGGAGGCGGACCCGGACCCGATGGCGATGGGGTTCGCGCAGGTCGAGCTGGACGACCGGACCGGCGGCCGAGGCGGGATGGGGTGGGTCGTCAGACACGGAGCTCGATCGACGCCGTGGGGACGGCCAGGCGGGCCTCCTCGAGGGCCGCCCGGGCGGCATAGGCCCGGGTGATCCGGCCCAGCAGGCGCTGCAGGGCGGTGTTGCGGCTGAGGCGCTGGAGATCGCCCACCAGCGCGAGGGATCCATCGTCCATGGCGGCCCATCCCAGGCCCTGGCCGTCCTTGAGCTGCAGCTGCAGCGTCACCGCCTGGCGTTCGCCGGCGAATCCGACCAGTTCACCCCCCCACCGCCAGGGGAGATCGAGGCTGGCGAGGGTGGCCGCCAGGGCCTCGGCATCCCGCAGCACGGTGGGCAGGATGGAGAGATGGGACATGGACGCAATGCCCGATTCCGCTGACCATAGCGATCCCGGCGGGTCTCTCCAGTGGCCGTTGCCACAGCCGCTTCCGGTCGCCGAGGCCCCGCTGCGACTGGCGGTGATGGCCTCGGGCGCCGGAACCAACCTTGAGGCCCTGGCACGGGCCTGCGGCGAGGGGCGGTTGCACGGGCAGGTGGTCGTCCTCGCGGTGAACCGGGCGGACTGCGGGGCCCGGGCCCGGGCCGAGCGGCTCGGCATCCCCTGCCAGGTCCTCGACCACCGCCACCAGCCCTCGCGGGAGGCCCTCGACGGGGCCCTGATCCGTCTGTTTGAGGCGCACCGGGTGGATCTGGTGGTGATGGCGGGCTGGATGCGCATCGTCACCCCGGTGCTGATCGAGGCCTTCCCGGAGCGGCTGGTGAACATCCACCCCTCCCTGCTGCCCAGCTTCCGTGGCGCCGACGGGGTGGGCCAGGCCCTGGCAGCTGGCGTCACCCTGGCCGGCTGCACGGCCCATCTCGTGACCGCCGAGGTGGATGCGGGGCCGATCCTGGTGCAGGCGGCGGTGCCGGTGCTTGCGGGCGACGACCGGGAGCGACTCCATGCCCGCATCCAGCACCAGGAGCACCGGATCCTCCCCCTGGC
This genomic stretch from Cyanobium gracile PCC 6307 harbors:
- a CDS encoding glucose-6-phosphate isomerase, with product MSPLPPLNGQDSAALWERFRQLLWHDPDLALWLDVSRMGLEEKDLEAFEAPFARAFAAMEALEAGAIANADEGRQVGHYWLRAPELAPDPAVAAAIAAEVDRLETFGRDVLAGTVTAPGGRPFTDVLWIGIGGSGLGPLLMLRALARQGVGLPFHFFDNVDPDGMARTLAGLADRLTTTLVIVVSKSGGTPEPHLGMVQARARVLAAGGDWSAQAVAITMGGSHLDQEAKAAGWLRRFDMFDWVGGRTSITSAVGLLPAALIGADLRGFLEGAAAMDRLTRVPDLRANPAALLAASWHVAGGGQGRRDMVVLPYRDRLEVFSRYLQQLVMESLGKRLDRDGVVVHQGLAVYGNKGSTDQHAYVQQLRDGLDNFFVTFIEVLEDPADIPTIDGECPADFLEGFLQGTRTALAEQARQSITITLRRFDARGLGALIGLFERAVGLYGELVNVNAYHQPGVEAGKQAAAGILALQSRVEGLLADGQPRSLAAIGAELGLEAVEPVFWLLRHLCANDRGYGAKGDWGQPDGLVFQHT
- a CDS encoding N-acetylmuramoyl-L-alanine amidase; this translates as MTSALRPLVLAVAGAGVLSLGGLTWLGRDLIGAPGNAGGRASLLDLLEEVRQSPADGGGSPSPPEQVLPPPQAAWRAPLGGACQADPTLRARLAGLAERLRYDTVRLRIDPSNYGERFRRDAFGQTLDTTPQVVVLHETVFGINSAINTFMTPHPRDEDQVSYHTLIGLDGQVVEALDPAKRAFGAGNSAFNGRWVVTNPELAGSINNFALHLSLETPLDGENQESSHSGYTAAQYDALAVVLARWMRRYRIPPSNITTHQHVDLGGERMDPRSFDWRELQERLVALGVLC
- a CDS encoding M61 family metallopeptidase; its protein translation is MSDDPPHPASAAGPVVQLDLREPHRHRVRVRLHLTPRSLRTELRLPAWTPGSYLIRDHVRNLEGLEVVQGETRVVPTRLSEACWRLSLTSLDPLVVRYDLQATELSVRTCHLSADHGFLALAGVVLEATGERWNPHRLELRLPKGWQAFVPLPTAGDGAWIAGDYDRLMDAPLEAGPHPCHPFSVAGVPHRWVTWGGDLPVQDPAWLADVERTALACCRLMGESAPASDDYLFVLHLLEAGFGGLEHDHASVLQYGRRALAAPGGRRKLLQLVAHEYLHQWNVRRLKPAELTPLDYGRATIVSGLWFAEGVTSYLDLLLPLAAGIGTEAELLEDLGADLSRYRLTPGRRVQGLRQSAEEAWVKLYRQDASSADSQISYYLKGAVVALVLDLHLRRHGSSLGVVLRALWRSHGAAGRGYTNADLVNAFAGQAPDLAALLPHWLESSDDPDLDAYLADLGLALRPKPARDPFLGWQLVEPTAATLRLKRVHRDGPAERACLQAGDELLALDDLRLRTPEDLAMALTIPAAPAERQVLYARDGRVRTTRLVPGPPAIDGWQLVIDPDLDSPHTRDNRQRWLSLQP
- a CDS encoding DUF1257 domain-containing protein; translation: MSHLSILPTVLRDAEALAATLASLDLPWRWGGELVGFAGERQAVTLQLQLKDGQGLGWAAMDDGSLALVGDLQRLSRNTALQRLLGRITRAYAARAALEEARLAVPTASIELRV
- the purN gene encoding phosphoribosylglycinamide formyltransferase, with translation MPDSADHSDPGGSLQWPLPQPLPVAEAPLRLAVMASGAGTNLEALARACGEGRLHGQVVVLAVNRADCGARARAERLGIPCQVLDHRHQPSREALDGALIRLFEAHRVDLVVMAGWMRIVTPVLIEAFPERLVNIHPSLLPSFRGADGVGQALAAGVTLAGCTAHLVTAEVDAGPILVQAAVPVLAGDDRERLHARIQHQEHRILPLAVSLAARRLAQG